One Micromonospora craniellae genomic region harbors:
- a CDS encoding IS5 family transposase, producing MASVAVTRRHDLTDAQWAVLEPLLPGRKKPGRPPKWSKRQLIDGIRWRVRTGAPWRDVPDCYGHWRTVYGLYRRWQRAGVWAGILAGLQGRADALGLISWDVSVDSTIVRAHQHAAGARRGSHTQVEPPGGSSAAEPADHALGRSRGGLTTKLHLACEQGRMVLAFVITGGQRGDSPQFTTVLDRIRVPRLGVGRPRCRPQRVLADKAYSSKANRGYLRRRGIGCVIPVKADQAANRRKKGSAGGRPPAFDPSAYRQRHAVECGISLLKQHRAVATRYDKLAVRYEATATISMIDNWLRRLERHL from the coding sequence GTGGCCAGCGTAGCGGTGACGAGGCGGCACGACCTGACCGACGCGCAGTGGGCGGTGCTGGAGCCGTTGCTGCCCGGGCGGAAGAAGCCGGGTCGGCCGCCGAAGTGGAGCAAGCGGCAGCTCATTGACGGGATCAGGTGGCGGGTCCGTACGGGTGCGCCGTGGCGGGACGTGCCGGACTGCTATGGGCACTGGCGGACGGTGTACGGGCTGTACCGGCGCTGGCAGCGGGCGGGGGTGTGGGCGGGGATCCTGGCCGGGTTGCAGGGTAGGGCCGACGCGCTCGGGTTGATCTCCTGGGACGTGAGTGTGGACTCCACGATCGTGCGGGCGCATCAGCACGCCGCCGGCGCCCGCCGGGGCAGTCACACGCAGGTCGAGCCGCCGGGCGGCAGCAGCGCCGCCGAGCCGGCGGATCACGCGCTGGGCCGGTCCCGGGGCGGTCTGACGACCAAGCTGCACCTGGCCTGCGAGCAGGGCCGCATGGTGCTGGCGTTCGTCATCACCGGTGGGCAGCGCGGCGACAGCCCGCAGTTCACCACTGTGCTGGACCGCATCCGGGTGCCTCGTCTCGGTGTCGGGCGGCCCCGGTGTCGGCCGCAGCGGGTCCTGGCGGACAAGGCGTACAGCAGCAAGGCCAACCGCGGCTACCTGCGGCGCCGTGGTATCGGCTGTGTCATCCCGGTCAAGGCCGACCAGGCCGCGAACCGTCGTAAGAAGGGCTCGGCGGGTGGCCGGCCACCCGCCTTCGACCCCAGCGCATACCGGCAGCGTCACGCCGTGGAGTGCGGCATCAGCCTGCTCAAACAGCACCGTGCCGTGGCTACCCGCTACGACAAACTCGCAGTGCGCTACGAAGCCACCGCCACCATCAGCATGATCGACAACTGGCTCCGGCGCCTCGAACGGCACTTATGA
- a CDS encoding class I SAM-dependent methyltransferase, with product MSTSTSGYLFQDSPAADSSGGAVMLDALAGTYDPISRQRIRHVGVRADARCLVIAVGASSIAATLAEMAHKGEVTATDLDLTPCRRHPRVTLLRHDIVTDPLPPGPFHIIHVRLLLGRVS from the coding sequence ATGTCTACGTCCACGTCCGGTTACCTCTTCCAGGACAGCCCAGCCGCCGACAGCAGTGGCGGCGCGGTGATGCTCGACGCGCTGGCCGGCACCTACGACCCGATCTCCCGACAACGGATCCGCCACGTCGGCGTACGAGCCGACGCCCGCTGCCTGGTCATCGCCGTCGGCGCCAGCAGCATCGCCGCGACCCTCGCCGAAATGGCCCACAAAGGCGAGGTCACCGCCACGGATCTCGACCTCACCCCGTGCCGCCGACACCCCCGCGTCACGCTGCTCCGCCACGACATCGTCACCGACCCACTACCGCCAGGCCCCTTCCACATCATCCACGTCCGTCTGCTCCTAGGCCGTGTGTCATAA
- a CDS encoding ABC transporter permease has product MAGAVAPLAGMVGLVAGWWAAVELLDVAPYVVPAPPAVAAAIRDQPGYLLHHAGVTLATAMAGYALAIATALALGIVLAMSRRLAQAVTPTLLILSTIPKPALVPVLIIALGFGTGPKIVLVWLMCFLPIALATTAGLTTTPTELVELARSLTASRWRTFATIRLPAALPHLFNGLRIALPLALIGAVVSELFGGLAGLGVVIQNAGTRADLAFAAITLLAAMSTALFGLLTLTCRAAAPWVRDTTA; this is encoded by the coding sequence GTGGCGGGGGCGGTCGCGCCGCTGGCGGGCATGGTCGGACTGGTCGCCGGCTGGTGGGCGGCCGTGGAGTTGCTGGACGTGGCCCCGTACGTGGTACCGGCACCACCAGCGGTCGCCGCCGCCATCCGGGACCAACCCGGCTACCTGCTGCACCACGCGGGCGTCACCCTCGCCACCGCGATGGCCGGCTACGCCCTGGCCATCGCCACCGCCCTGGCACTCGGCATCGTCCTGGCGATGTCCCGCCGCCTCGCCCAGGCGGTGACACCGACCCTGCTGATCCTCAGCACCATCCCGAAACCCGCCCTGGTACCGGTCCTGATCATCGCACTCGGATTCGGCACCGGACCGAAGATCGTCCTGGTCTGGCTGATGTGCTTCCTCCCGATCGCACTCGCGACCACCGCCGGACTCACCACCACCCCAACCGAACTGGTCGAACTGGCCCGATCCCTCACTGCCTCCCGCTGGCGAACCTTCGCCACGATCCGCCTACCCGCAGCCCTGCCACACCTATTCAACGGACTACGAATCGCGTTACCGCTAGCGCTGATCGGCGCCGTCGTGTCCGAGTTGTTCGGCGGGCTCGCCGGACTCGGTGTCGTCATCCAGAACGCCGGCACCCGCGCCGACCTCGCGTTCGCCGCCATCACCCTGCTCGCCGCGATGAGCACCGCCCTGTTCGGGCTACTCACCCTCACCTGCCGCGCGGCAGCCCCGTGGGTCCGCGACACCACCGCCTGA